In a genomic window of Magnolia sinica isolate HGM2019 chromosome 16, MsV1, whole genome shotgun sequence:
- the LOC131229635 gene encoding acetolactate synthase 3, chloroplastic-like, whose amino-acid sequence MAYPATNIYSVANPSSSTFLTITPLKTRSKRPLPFWQIFQNPPRPSIYITKAQLQSSQSLITTAPSLTPPISRFAPDQPRKGADVLVEALERADVSVVFTYPGEASMEIHQALTRSSSISNVFCQGEVFAAEGYARASGRPGVCIATSSPGAANLVNGLADALLDSVPLVVITGQVPRRMVGTDAFKETPIVEVTRSITKHNYLVLDVEDIPRIAEEAFFLALSGRPGPVLIDVPKDIQQQLVVPDWDRPMQLQGYASCLPLPPEVTKLEQILWLVSESKKPVLYVGGGCLNSSEELRWFVELTGIPVVSTLMGLGTYPMADDLSLRMSVYVNYAIDKSDLLLAFGVCFDDRVTRKLEKFASNAKIVHIDIDPSKIGKNKQPHVSIGADLKMCLEGLNALLEEKRDARKLDLDFSAWREELTKQKKKFPLSYKCVGDAIPPQYAIQVLDELTNSDAIITTGVGQHQMWAAQWYNYKRPRQCATSSGLGAMGFGLPAAIGAAHASPGTTVVDIDGDGSFLMNVQELATIRVEDLDVKVMILNNQHLDMVVQWEDQFYKANRGHMYLGNPAKENEIFPNFLMFAEWCGIPAACVTKKSEVRDAIRKMLETPGPYLLDVIVPHQEHVLPMIPRGGTFRDVITEDDGRTTYRSSDAEY is encoded by the coding sequence ATGGCCTATCCAGCCACAAACATTTATTCAGTCGCTAACCCATCCTCTTCAACATTCCTTACCATTACACCCCTGAAAACCCGTTCCAAAAGGCCCCTCCCATTCTGGCAAATTTTCCAAAACCCCCCTCGCCCTTCCATATATATAACAAAGGCACAACTACAGTCCTCCCAATCTCTCATTACCACAGCCCCCTCTCTGACCCCGCCAATTTCCCGTTTTGCCCCTGACCAGCCGCGAAAAGGCGCAGATGTCCTCGTCGAGGCGTTGGAGCGGGCTGACGTGTCGGTCGTCTTCACCTACCCTGGCGAGGCGTCGATGGAGATCCATCAGGCCCTCACTCGATCGTCGTCGATCAGCAATGTCTTCTGCCAGGGCGAGGTTTTCGCCGCTGAGGGTTATGCCCGGGCGTCAGGCCGGCCTGGCGTCTGCATCGCGACGTCGAGCCCTGGTGCCGCGAACCTCGTCAACGGCCTCGCGGACGCGCTCCTTGATAGCGTTCCCCTTGTTGTGATCACCGGGCAGGTTCCCCGCCGCATGGTCGGGACTGATGCCTTCAAGGAAACCCCAATTGTCGAGGTAACCCGCTCCATCACCAAGCATAATTATCTTGTTCTTGATGTAGAGGACATCCCACGCATCGCCGAGGAGGCGTTCTTCCTCGCCTTGTCGGGCCGCCCGGGCCCTGTCCTGATTGATGTCCCTAAGGACATACAGCAGCAGCTTGTTGTGCCCGACTGGGACCGCCCCATGCAGTTGCAGGGGTATGCCTCTTGCCTCCCACTGCCCCCCGAGGTGACCAAGCTGGAGCAGATCCTATGGTTGGTATCTGAATCGAAGAAGCCAGTCCTGTACGTTGGCGGTGGTTGCCTGAATTCTAGTGAGGAGCTACGTTGGTTCGTGGAGCTCACGGGCATCCCAGTCGTGAGCACCCTGATGGGCCTCGGCACTTACCCGATGGCTGATGATCTCTCGCTGCGGATGTCGGTTTACGTGAACTACGCCATCGATAAATCCGACCTTCTCCTCGCATTTGGTGTCTGTTTTGATGATCGGGTCACTAGGAAATTGGAGAAGTTTGCCAGTAATGCCAAGATTGTGCACATTGACATTGATCCGTCAAAGATTGGGAAGAACAAGCAGCCGCATGTATCGATCGGTGCTGACCTGAAAATGTGTTTGGAGGGGTTGAATGCATTGCTGGAGGAGAAAAGAGATGCTCGAAAGCTTGATCTTGATTTTTCTGCTTGGAGGGAGGAACTCACAAAACAGAAGAAGAAATTCCCTTTGAGTTATAAGTGCGTTGGAGATGCCATTCCTCCTCAATATGCGATCCAAGTGCTTGACGAATTGACAAACTCGGATGCGATCATAACCACTGGTGTTGGGCAGCACCAAATGTGGGCTGCGCAGTGGTACAACTACAAGCGCCCACGCCAGTGCGCCACATCAAGTGGTTTGGGCGCAATGGGGTTTGGGCTTCCGGCTGCAATCGGTGCAGCCCATGCCTCACCTGGGACAACCGTGGTGGATATTGATGGTGATGGAAGCTTCCTCATGAACGTTCAGGAGTTGGCGACGATCCGTGTGGAGGATCTCGATGTGAAGGTTATGATTTTGAATAACCAGCATTTGGATATGGTTGTGCAGTGGGAAGATCAGTTCTACAAGGCAAACCGGGGCCATATGTATTTGGGGAACCCCGCAAAGGAGAATGAGATATTCCCAAATTTCCTGATGTTTGCAGAGTGGTGTGGCATACCTGCGGCCTGCGTGACAAAGAAGAGTGAGGTGAGGGATGCGATCCGAAAGATGTTGGAGACGCCTGGGCCGTACTTATTGGATGTTATTGTGCCTCACCAGGAACATGTCTTGCCAATGATTCCCAGGGGTGGCACTTTCAGGGATGTGATCACTGAGGATGATGGGAGAACAACATATAGATCTTCTGATGCAG